From the genome of Deltaproteobacteria bacterium:
AGGTAATCCAAAAGCCTTCTCCTCTGCCCTACGAGCATCAGGAGGCCACGACGAGAATGGTGATCCTTAACATGAACCTTGAAGTGCTCGGTGAGGTGTTCGATACGCTGACTTAACAAGGCAACTTGCACTTCGGGAGAGCCGGTGTCCGTTTGATGAACCCTGAACTGCTCGACCACGTTTTGTTTCTGCTGT
Proteins encoded in this window:
- a CDS encoding 30S ribosomal protein S15 — translated: MGIAEQQKQNVVEQFRVHQTDTGSPEVQVALLSQRIEHLTEHFKVHVKDHHSRRGLLMLVGQRRRLLDYLRVISVERYQNLIQRLGIRK